In Tenebrio molitor chromosome 6, icTenMoli1.1, whole genome shotgun sequence, one genomic interval encodes:
- the LOC138133493 gene encoding deoxycytidylate deaminase-like — translation MSRGISNQAIYNYNMVTYEDDNKSVCLNLDPDLTKMSDFILTSLSEKVQKRVDYIEWDEYFMAMTFLELQRNSHKHKNDAAIILNKRKIIISMATSNILEETNMKTETTPAAHAEYKSLQKVGQGSAVMYTTTFPCEKCAEAISEAGITEIIYYYDKSDSVKAKNIFKENRITYRQFTSKKKQVKIDFKQFCDSLS, via the exons ATGTCCAGGGGTATAAGCAATCAAgctatttataattataacatGGTGACTTATGAAGATGATAACAAATCAGTTTGTTTAAATCTAGACCCTGACCTAACAAAAATGAGTGATTTCATTTTGACTTCTTTAAG tgaaaaagtacaaaaacgCGTTGATTATATAGAATGGGACGAGTATTTTATGGCGATGACATTTTTAGAGCTTCAAAGAAATTCACATAAACATAAGAATGATGCAGCAATTATATTAAATAAACGCAAAATTATTATAAGCATGGCTACCTCTAACATTTTAGAAGAAACAAATATGAAGACTGAGACTACCCCTG CTGCTCATGCAGAATATAAATCTCTACAAAAAGTTGGACAAGGTAGTGCTGTGATGTACACAACAACATTTCCTTGTGAAAAATGTGCAGAAGCTATATCTGAAGCTGGCATTACAgaaataatatattattatgaTAAGTCTGATAGTGTTAAAGCTAAAAATATATTCAAGGAAAATAGGATAACATACAG gCAATTTACttcgaagaaaaaacaagttaaaattgattttaagcAGTTCTGTGATAGTTTATCTTAA